TTCTTCGATATGGTGAAACCGCCGCCGATCCGTTACTTCGACCGCAGACTGAAAGGCGGTTTCGGCATCATGTTCGATGATCTCGTCGCCGCGTTCTTCACGTTGCTCGTGATTGCGCTGTGGCGAATGGCGGTCTGAGGCGGCACGCCTTCATCAGACCCACGGAGCCGGAAAACCAGCGAAACACTGAGCGGGATACAGCATGCCTACCGATACCGTCGTTCACCAACTCGCTATCCGCGTCGGCAACCGCCTGCGCGATGAGCGTCTGATGCTCGCGACCGCCGAGTCGTGCACGGGCGGCATGGTCGCAACCGCGATCACCGATATTTCGGGCAGCAGCGGCTGGTTCGAGCGCGGCTTCGTCACGTATTCGAACCAGGCGAAAAGCGAAATGATCGGTGTACCCGCCGACATGATCGACAAGCACGGCGCGGTCAGCGAGCCCGTCGCGCGTGCAATGGCGGAAGGCGCGCTGCGCAACAGCCGCGCGCAGGTGTCGCTGGCGATTACGGGCATTGCAGGGCCGGGCGGCGGAACAGAGACGAAGCCGGTCGGCATGGTGTCGTTCGGCTGGAGCAACCGGCTGCATACGGTGGTGGAAACGCTCGTGTTCAAGGGCGATCGCGAGCGAATTCGCGTGCAGGCGGCCGAGCACGCGCTGCGCGGCATGCTCAAATTGCTGGATGAAAGGGAGCGCTGAGGCGTTCTGTTGGTGAAGTTTGATCCTTCACGTCCGTCGCCCGCCGTGTGTGCCTGACCGTGCGCGCCTGACCGCCCGCGCGAAGCAAACGCGATCCCGACCGGAACGACCGACGAACTGCCGACGAACCATCGCCAAACCATGTCCACGAACGCCCATTCGAAAGACGAACTGATCCGCCGCTTCGACTTGCAGCCGCATCCGGAAGGCGGCTATTACCGCGAAACGTATCGCGCCGCGCAGACCATCCACCGTGCGGAAAACGCGAATGAACCGCGCGCTGCGTCGACAGCGATCTACTACATGCTGTGCGACGGTGCGTATTCACGCTGGCATCGGCTGAAGTCAGACGAAGTCTGGCACTTCTATGCAGGCGATCCGCTTCTCGTGCATGTGCTCGACCGGCAAGGGAAGCTCACGACCCATCGCCTTGGCAACGCGCTCACGCATCCGGACACGGTGTTTCAGGCACTCGTGCTGGGCGGCGACTGGTTCGCGGCCGAGTGCGAAGACCCGGCCAGCTTTGCCGTGGTCGGCTGCACGGTCGCGCCGGGCTTCGAATTCAGCGAGTTCGAAGTAGGCGACGTCGCGCAACTGCAGGTGCAGTTTCCGGCGCATCGGGATCTGCTTGTGCGGCTTGGACCGGTGAAAGGCGCAGCGTAAAGACACGCAGGACACGCAGGACACGTAAGCCCGCGGCGGCGCCAGGCGCCGCAAATATCGAAAAGCGAGCGCCGCGCCGCCTGTGCAATCAGCGATACGCGTTGATCGAATCGCGTGTCTTCTGTGCGGCCGCAGCCGCCGCTTCCGCGTAATCGTCACCGTTGCCCGCGTAAATAATCGCGCGCGACGAATTGATCAGCATGCCCGTGCCGGCCGCGGTGCGCCCTGCGTGCACCGTCGCTTCGACGTCGCCGCCCTGCGCGCCGATACCGGGAATCAGCAGCGGCATATCGGAGACGAGACCGCGCACCACTTCGATTTCCTTCGGAAACGTCGCGCCGACCACGAGGCCCAACTGGCCGTTCGTGTTCCATTTCTGTGCCGCGAGCTGCGCGACCGTCTGATAAAGCGGCCGGCCGCCCGCATCGAGAAACTGCAGATCGGAGCCACCCGGATTCGACGTTCGGCACAGCACGATCACGCCCTTGTCCTTGTGTTCGAGATACGGTTCGAGCGAATCGAAGCCCATATACGGGTTCACCGTCACCGCATCCGCGCGATACCGGTCGAACGCTTCACGCGCGTATTGCTCGGCCGTGCTGCCGATGTCGCCGCGCTTCGCGTCGAGAATCACCGGAAGCTCCGGGTGTTTCAGATGAATGTGCGCGATCAGTTGCTCGAGCTGATCTTCGGCGCGATGCGCGGCGAAGTACGCGATCTGCGGCTTGAACGCGCATGCATACGGCGCCGTCGCATCGACGATCCTGCGGCAAAAATCGAAGATCGCATCGGACCGGTTCGCGAGCGCGCCGGGAAACTTCGCCGGCTCCGGATCGAGCCCGACGCACAGCAGCGAGTTCGAGTTTTGCCAGGCGAGATTGAGCGACTGAATGAAGGATGAGGTCATGGTGGAACCCGGGTGAAACCCGTGCGGGCATCGAATGCAGGAAAGGCGCGTATTTTACTCGCGCGCAATCGACATGCGTCCAATGCGCGACTCGCGGCGAGTATCGCGAGGGCGGTCATGTGCCCCGCCGCTCGCGCTTGAACTCACTGCCTGCGCGCACCTCGGCCGCCCGCAAACGCCCGGAGGCCGACATGCTCGACCGCAAACCGGAATGTCCGCGACAGGCGCTCGCCGCGCGCAAGCAGGGTCATGCCGTGTTCGGCCGCACCGCCCGGCAGGTTCATCGCGTTGATCGGGTGATCGACGGGCTCGAAGCAGAAAAAGTCTTCACCGGGCGGCGTGTAAAGCACGTAGTAATCGGTGCTCGACGACACCGTCAGCGACAATCGCCGCTTCGGCCACACGACCGTCGCGTGCCCGCTCCAGTCGGTGAATGCGTGGTTGACCATCGTGCGCGGCAACGGATACGCGACGCCGAACTGCCACGCAGGCGGCACCGGCACCTGGCGCACCGGCAGCCAGTCGTCGCCGGAAAGCCACAGGCCCGCGGCGGCCGCCGACAGTTGCGTATCGTCGTCGCGCACCAGAAACGGATGCACGCCGAGACCGAACGGCAACGTGTCGCGACCGACGTTCTCGATATCGAGCGTGATCACGAGCGTCGGGCCATCGAGCGTGTAGCTCTGCGCGGCCCGATAGGCGTACGGCTTGCCGTCGCTGCGATCGAGTGTGAGACGCACGCCTTCCTGCCCCATGTCGGCCACGTGCCACGACGCGAGCCACCCGTCGCCATGAATCGGCAGCGATTCGCCGGTGCGATTGCACGGCACGTCGACGGTGCGGCCGCCCACGCTGAAGCGCCCGCCGCCGATCCGGTTCGAATACGGCAGCATCGAATAACAGGCAAGCTCGTTCGCATCGGTCTGCGGACTCACATGACGGCAACGCCGGAACACCGGCACCAGATTGCCTTCGCTGCGCCAGTCGAAGCGCGTGACGCCGCCGCCGAGATGCGGCGCGACGTCGACACGCAAGTACGCATTGGCGAGCGTCACGTTGTCGATTTCGCCGGCATTCGACGCGCCGATCGCAACGGCCGACGTACTCGGCCCGGCCAGCACCGGATGCGTCGCCGCCTGGAGCCGCGCGCGGCGCGTCTGAGTGGGCGAAGCGGAAGGAGTAGAAGAAGCGGAAGAAGCGGAAGAAGACGGGACAGCGGTATTCGCGACAGTCATGTCAAAGCTCCCTTCGAGAGGCATCGAATGTCGCCGTCATGGACGGCGGCTATGCGGGCGGCGCGGCGAACCGGCCGCCTCTTTGGTTTGTGCCAGCTGAACTTTAAATCACGCGGCGGCGCACCTCTAGCGTGGGATACCCTCGAATACGGGCTCCGGCAGTCCGCGCCGCGCCGGCGTTGCGATAAACACGCCGCCTGCAAGCGGATTTCTGCGCAGCGCATCGGCATCGAGACCGACGCGCGCGCTCGTCACATAAAGCGTCGCCAGCCGCGCGCCGCCAAGCGCTACACAACTAGGCTGCGCGGTCGGCACGATCACGCGCTCCGTTTCGACGCCGTTCGCATCGTAGCGTACGACGCGAGCGCCGCCCCAATGCGCATTCCATAAGCCGCCTTCGGCATCGACGGTCGAACCGTCGGGCTCGCCCGTGGCATCGGCGAGCCGCACGAACAGGCGCTCGTTCGACACGCGTCCGTGCGCGCCATAATCGCACGCACGGATCTCGCGGGTCGGCGAGTCGCAAAAATACATCGTCGCGCCGTCGGGACTGAACGCGATGCTGTTCGAAATCGCCGGCGCCGGCAACGGCAGCCGCTCGAGCGTCAGATCGCGATTAAGCCGGTAAAAGCCGCCGATCGGCCGCGCCGGGGCGCCTTCATCCTTGGTGCCGAACACGAAGCGCCCCTGGCGGTCGCACCGGCCATCGTTGACACGCGTGTTCAGACCCGCTTCGATTTCGACGATCGTCTCGATCCCGCCCGTCGCGAGATCGAAGAAGGCAAGGCGCGACGCGAGACCCAGCAGCAGATAGTGCGGATCGGCGCACAGCGCGAACGTAGCGAGGCGCTCGGGCATGGTCCACGACGTGCTGCTCGCATCGCGCGGATCGTAACGCCACAAGCGCGCGCCTTCGATGTCGACCCAGTAGAAGCGGCCGGTTCTCGCGCACCACGTG
The nucleotide sequence above comes from Paraburkholderia sp. SOS3. Encoded proteins:
- a CDS encoding CinA family protein; translated protein: MPTDTVVHQLAIRVGNRLRDERLMLATAESCTGGMVATAITDISGSSGWFERGFVTYSNQAKSEMIGVPADMIDKHGAVSEPVARAMAEGALRNSRAQVSLAITGIAGPGGGTETKPVGMVSFGWSNRLHTVVETLVFKGDRERIRVQAAEHALRGMLKLLDERER
- a CDS encoding cupin domain-containing protein, whose translation is MSTNAHSKDELIRRFDLQPHPEGGYYRETYRAAQTIHRAENANEPRAASTAIYYMLCDGAYSRWHRLKSDEVWHFYAGDPLLVHVLDRQGKLTTHRLGNALTHPDTVFQALVLGGDWFAAECEDPASFAVVGCTVAPGFEFSEFEVGDVAQLQVQFPAHRDLLVRLGPVKGAA
- the pyrF gene encoding orotidine-5'-phosphate decarboxylase; amino-acid sequence: MTSSFIQSLNLAWQNSNSLLCVGLDPEPAKFPGALANRSDAIFDFCRRIVDATAPYACAFKPQIAYFAAHRAEDQLEQLIAHIHLKHPELPVILDAKRGDIGSTAEQYAREAFDRYRADAVTVNPYMGFDSLEPYLEHKDKGVIVLCRTSNPGGSDLQFLDAGGRPLYQTVAQLAAQKWNTNGQLGLVVGATFPKEIEVVRGLVSDMPLLIPGIGAQGGDVEATVHAGRTAAGTGMLINSSRAIIYAGNGDDYAEAAAAAAQKTRDSINAYR
- a CDS encoding aldose 1-epimerase yields the protein MTVANTAVPSSSASSASSTPSASPTQTRRARLQAATHPVLAGPSTSAVAIGASNAGEIDNVTLANAYLRVDVAPHLGGGVTRFDWRSEGNLVPVFRRCRHVSPQTDANELACYSMLPYSNRIGGGRFSVGGRTVDVPCNRTGESLPIHGDGWLASWHVADMGQEGVRLTLDRSDGKPYAYRAAQSYTLDGPTLVITLDIENVGRDTLPFGLGVHPFLVRDDDTQLSAAAAGLWLSGDDWLPVRQVPVPPAWQFGVAYPLPRTMVNHAFTDWSGHATVVWPKRRLSLTVSSSTDYYVLYTPPGEDFFCFEPVDHPINAMNLPGGAAEHGMTLLARGERLSRTFRFAVEHVGLRAFAGGRGARRQ
- a CDS encoding SMP-30/gluconolactonase/LRE family protein, giving the protein MQAKASERKREAQRERHAALAIDAKCALGEGATWCARTGRFYWVDIEGARLWRYDPRDASSTSWTMPERLATFALCADPHYLLLGLASRLAFFDLATGGIETIVEIEAGLNTRVNDGRCDRQGRFVFGTKDEGAPARPIGGFYRLNRDLTLERLPLPAPAISNSIAFSPDGATMYFCDSPTREIRACDYGAHGRVSNERLFVRLADATGEPDGSTVDAEGGLWNAHWGGARVVRYDANGVETERVIVPTAQPSCVALGGARLATLYVTSARVGLDADALRRNPLAGGVFIATPARRGLPEPVFEGIPR